From the Thermococcus sp. 18S1 genome, one window contains:
- a CDS encoding D-aminoacyl-tRNA deacylase, with protein MKVIMTTKIDLASMNIMRKLIENFGFKETEGEFDGNPVYSKDDTLILTTNDEMIYYDGLDGAIKEQLGITPEIIVFASRHSSKQKLPALTTHVTGNWGNAMYGGNDESLAIAQPAAMKLALMKMNELNDLGWTVCYEATHHGPSELDVPSLFIEIGSSEEEWVNDRAGEIIAETIIHVLENYKTARFPVAIGIGGGHYAPKQTKRALETDIAFSHIAPKYTHPVKEELLLRAIERTQGGIDAIYVDWKGSRGETRQLAKRLAEELNLEFIRD; from the coding sequence ATGAAGGTTATAATGACAACCAAGATCGACCTGGCATCTATGAACATAATGAGAAAGCTCATCGAGAACTTCGGATTCAAGGAGACGGAGGGAGAGTTCGACGGCAATCCCGTTTATTCAAAGGATGACACCCTCATCCTTACGACGAACGATGAGATGATATACTACGACGGCCTCGATGGGGCCATAAAAGAGCAACTTGGAATCACCCCTGAGATCATAGTATTCGCCTCGCGCCACTCCAGCAAGCAAAAGCTTCCCGCGCTTACCACCCACGTCACCGGCAACTGGGGGAACGCGATGTACGGGGGGAACGACGAGAGCCTCGCCATAGCCCAGCCCGCGGCCATGAAGCTTGCCCTCATGAAAATGAACGAGCTCAACGACCTCGGCTGGACCGTTTGCTACGAGGCAACTCACCACGGCCCCAGCGAGCTCGACGTGCCGAGCCTGTTTATTGAGATAGGATCGAGTGAGGAGGAGTGGGTCAACGACAGGGCGGGGGAGATAATAGCCGAGACGATAATCCACGTGCTCGAAAACTACAAGACCGCCAGGTTCCCGGTGGCCATAGGTATAGGCGGCGGACACTACGCCCCAAAGCAGACCAAAAGGGCACTTGAGACTGACATAGCGTTCAGCCACATAGCCCCGAAGTACACACACCCAGTTAAAGAGGAGCTCCTTCTCAGGGCCATCGAGAGGACACAGGGAGGGATCGATGCCATTTACGTCGACTGGAAGGGCAGCAGGGGTGAAACCAGGCAGCTGGCGAAGAGGCTGGCCGAGGAACTGAACTTGGAGTTCATAAGGGACTGA
- a CDS encoding TAXI family TRAP transporter solute-binding subunit → MKKFASLGLVAVLLFAVFIAGCISPGGETTSSTGPTESYSVEIYTGGTSGVYYPLGSAYANILNQYSKEETGIKIDARAVTSGASVSNAQAIGEGRAQAAIMQNDVAYYAFHGTTLEAFQGKAVTKLRGVAALYPETIQFVVKADSNIKTLEDLKGKKVAVGAAGSGTAVAAQQILEAAGVWNDVDKVYLSFSEATQQLKLGQIDAAVIVSGAPTPAVDQIAVQTPVRVLPIGEDILQKLKDKGYIFYVSQTLPKDTYKGMTEDTPTLAVKAILVVSADVPDDVVYAMTRLLFLHVDELRQVHAKAQYISFDTALDGMSIPLHPGAVKYYEEKGKTVPDELKP, encoded by the coding sequence ATGAAAAAGTTTGCCTCACTTGGGTTGGTTGCGGTTTTGCTTTTTGCTGTCTTTATTGCCGGCTGTATAAGCCCTGGGGGAGAAACCACCTCCTCTACCGGCCCGACCGAGAGCTACTCGGTGGAGATATACACCGGAGGAACCAGCGGCGTTTATTACCCGCTAGGCTCCGCCTACGCTAACATTCTCAACCAGTACAGCAAGGAGGAAACCGGGATAAAGATTGATGCTAGGGCCGTCACCAGCGGCGCCAGCGTTTCCAATGCCCAGGCTATCGGTGAGGGAAGGGCCCAGGCCGCTATAATGCAGAACGATGTCGCCTACTATGCTTTCCACGGCACGACCCTTGAGGCGTTCCAGGGCAAGGCGGTCACCAAGCTTCGCGGTGTTGCGGCGCTCTACCCCGAGACCATTCAGTTCGTTGTTAAGGCGGACAGTAACATAAAGACCCTTGAGGACCTCAAGGGCAAGAAGGTTGCCGTTGGTGCCGCCGGAAGTGGTACCGCAGTGGCCGCCCAGCAGATACTCGAAGCTGCTGGAGTCTGGAACGACGTTGATAAGGTCTACCTCTCCTTCAGCGAGGCAACCCAGCAGCTCAAGCTCGGCCAGATCGATGCCGCCGTTATAGTTTCCGGTGCCCCGACGCCGGCGGTTGATCAGATCGCGGTTCAGACCCCGGTTAGGGTTCTCCCGATAGGGGAGGACATCCTCCAGAAGCTGAAGGACAAGGGATACATATTCTACGTCAGCCAGACCCTCCCGAAGGACACCTACAAGGGCATGACTGAGGATACTCCAACCCTTGCCGTTAAAGCCATTCTCGTCGTCAGCGCCGACGTTCCGGACGACGTTGTCTATGCCATGACCAGGCTCCTCTTCCTCCACGTTGACGAGCTCAGGCAGGTTCACGCCAAGGCGCAGTACATAAGCTTTGACACCGCCCTCGACGGTATGAGCATTCCGCTCCACCCAGGGGCCGTCAAGTACTACGAGGAGAAGGGCAAGACCGTCCCCGATGAACTAAAGCCGTGA
- a CDS encoding DUF1850 domain-containing protein: MSRKALSFFAVILVFLLPFLPVKAVEITVDGESHVYPLGSTIEISYIHSVERSTVIEVLVANDSGFYAVEMKWKDFGAGLPEDIQNLTDGFYVKKTHDYLGREFRYWFIPINHANITVDGSPVIVNSDGGRQVVVDFRIKRVPLIMKLIGRW; encoded by the coding sequence TTGAGCCGAAAAGCCCTTTCTTTTTTTGCAGTCATTCTCGTATTTCTCCTGCCCTTTCTTCCGGTTAAAGCGGTTGAGATAACTGTTGATGGTGAATCTCACGTCTATCCCCTTGGTTCCACGATCGAGATATCCTACATCCACAGCGTTGAGCGGAGCACCGTTATCGAGGTGCTCGTGGCCAACGATAGTGGATTTTATGCCGTCGAGATGAAGTGGAAGGACTTCGGGGCGGGCCTTCCCGAGGACATCCAGAACCTGACGGACGGCTTTTACGTCAAGAAGACCCACGATTACCTCGGGAGGGAATTCCGCTACTGGTTCATCCCGATAAACCACGCGAACATCACCGTGGACGGCTCCCCTGTCATCGTGAACTCCGACGGCGGGAGGCAGGTCGTTGTGGATTTCCGCATCAAGCGTGTTCCGCTCATAATGAAACTCATTGGGAGGTGGTAA
- a CDS encoding TRAP transporter permease, translating into MAEEPSIDVVEMEEVVIERTRTLPPRLELVVKVAAVLIGLYEILFIFNFNYTLYDLFQRLGVELEFLRITFQPKQGEAFVMAMLMVITFLLYPIRKREKYFRKVFSYDYVMGAAGVVSMLYLFAVYERYILTSSLNQTDVIFGLLAIIMVIEATRRVLGWVLPMIVVLFLLYGIYAINYDWVRFVQQLYFDEGIFGIPFFVMTIYVFAFIFFGAFLLRIGVSDYITEFMISLFGKRPGGPAKSAVISSALMGTVSGSSVANVLTTGTFTIPLMKKAGYPPEIAGAVEPVASTGGQLMPPIMGAAAFIMAEFLNLPYNKIIIAAVLPALVYYGGVYLFIDLETKRLGLKGMASEAFKTMAYFLRKLYILLPIVVITVALVWGIAPQIAAISSLGVAIWVAWISRDEIYGNEKLYVAVALLATLLMFLGKDVGKQTSMVLLALFLLLVALGVMKKGVAFNEKFYITSLFLLFISLTKYLGMTKEQIVLMTGVFGIVFSILVGYRSTLDSGKMMYRATYEAMIDAGKTSVSVMLAAASAGLIQGVLTMTGELTNIGYRLISLTHGNLWLLLLLTMVFSLILGMGVPTTANYIITSLVAAPAIYMLVRNIEPYNQPVPGYTVLIAMLAAHFFVFYFGILADVTPPVALASYAGSAIAGGDFWKTAINAVKYALAGYIGPYIYFTHPEMFLITVSEWTPAMILRVLYYLVATLFVMYLLAIALTGFYNTKLKSWMRGIIGILGLAGVTLNPIVIGIGVAAWLGLKFYGARFEKSAS; encoded by the coding sequence GTGGCAGAGGAACCCAGTATAGATGTTGTCGAGATGGAGGAGGTCGTGATAGAACGGACGAGGACCCTGCCCCCGAGGCTGGAACTCGTGGTTAAGGTGGCGGCGGTGCTCATCGGCCTGTACGAGATTCTGTTCATCTTCAACTTCAACTACACGCTCTACGACCTCTTCCAGCGCCTCGGCGTGGAGCTCGAGTTCCTGAGGATAACCTTCCAGCCCAAGCAGGGCGAGGCCTTCGTCATGGCAATGCTCATGGTGATAACCTTCCTCCTCTACCCGATACGCAAGAGGGAGAAGTACTTCCGGAAGGTTTTCTCCTACGACTACGTCATGGGAGCCGCCGGAGTGGTTTCAATGCTCTACCTGTTCGCGGTCTACGAGCGCTACATACTGACGTCGTCCCTGAACCAGACCGACGTGATCTTCGGCCTGCTGGCCATAATAATGGTCATCGAGGCAACGAGGCGCGTCCTCGGTTGGGTCCTGCCCATGATAGTCGTCCTTTTCCTGCTCTACGGAATATACGCCATCAACTACGACTGGGTGCGCTTCGTCCAGCAGCTCTACTTCGACGAGGGAATCTTCGGAATCCCGTTCTTCGTCATGACGATATACGTGTTCGCCTTCATATTCTTCGGCGCCTTCCTGCTGAGGATAGGCGTCAGCGACTACATCACCGAGTTCATGATAAGCCTCTTTGGCAAGAGGCCCGGCGGCCCGGCGAAGTCTGCGGTCATCTCGAGCGCCCTCATGGGAACGGTCAGCGGTTCGAGCGTTGCAAACGTCCTCACAACGGGAACGTTCACGATTCCACTAATGAAGAAGGCCGGCTACCCGCCGGAAATAGCTGGAGCCGTCGAGCCCGTCGCATCAACCGGCGGCCAGCTGATGCCGCCGATAATGGGCGCCGCAGCCTTCATCATGGCCGAGTTCCTCAACCTGCCCTATAACAAAATCATCATCGCGGCGGTTCTGCCTGCCCTGGTCTACTACGGCGGAGTCTACCTCTTCATAGACCTCGAAACCAAGAGGCTGGGCCTCAAGGGCATGGCCTCCGAGGCGTTCAAGACGATGGCCTACTTCCTGCGCAAGCTCTACATCCTCCTGCCGATAGTCGTCATCACCGTTGCTCTCGTGTGGGGAATAGCGCCCCAGATAGCGGCAATTTCCTCACTCGGGGTTGCAATATGGGTTGCGTGGATATCGAGGGACGAGATATACGGGAACGAGAAGCTCTACGTCGCAGTTGCGCTGCTGGCAACGCTCCTGATGTTCCTGGGCAAGGACGTTGGAAAGCAGACCTCCATGGTTCTCCTCGCCCTCTTCCTCCTGCTGGTGGCGTTGGGAGTCATGAAGAAGGGCGTCGCCTTCAACGAGAAGTTCTACATAACCTCCCTCTTCCTGCTGTTCATATCCTTGACCAAGTACCTGGGGATGACCAAGGAGCAGATAGTTCTCATGACCGGTGTCTTTGGAATAGTCTTCTCAATCCTCGTCGGCTACCGCTCTACCCTCGACAGCGGCAAGATGATGTACCGCGCCACCTACGAGGCCATGATAGATGCCGGAAAGACCAGCGTCAGCGTCATGCTCGCAGCCGCCAGTGCGGGTCTTATACAGGGCGTCCTCACGATGACCGGTGAGCTGACCAACATCGGCTACCGCCTCATAAGCCTGACCCACGGAAACCTCTGGCTGCTCCTCCTGCTCACGATGGTCTTCAGCCTCATCCTCGGAATGGGCGTCCCCACGACGGCAAACTATATCATCACCTCGCTCGTCGCCGCCCCTGCAATCTACATGCTGGTCAGGAACATCGAGCCGTACAACCAGCCGGTTCCGGGCTACACCGTCCTCATAGCCATGCTCGCGGCCCATTTCTTCGTGTTCTACTTTGGAATACTCGCCGATGTGACGCCGCCGGTGGCCCTCGCGAGCTACGCGGGTTCAGCAATCGCGGGCGGGGACTTCTGGAAGACGGCCATAAACGCCGTGAAGTACGCGCTCGCGGGCTACATAGGGCCGTACATATACTTCACCCACCCGGAGATGTTCCTCATAACGGTCTCCGAGTGGACCCCTGCGATGATACTGCGGGTGCTCTACTACCTGGTGGCAACGCTCTTCGTCATGTACCTCCTGGCGATAGCGCTGACCGGATTCTACAACACGAAGCTCAAGTCCTGGATGCGCGGGATAATCGGCATCCTCGGCCTGGCCGGCGTGACCCTGAACCCGATAGTTATAGGCATTGGCGTGGCCGCGTGGCTCGGCCTCAAGTTCTACGGGGCGAGGTTTGAGAAGAGCGCCTCTTAG
- a CDS encoding RNA ligase partner protein: MRFVLDTSIFVNPEIRGKFGDSPTEAMRAFLDYAEKLFGRIEFYMPPGIYREVMHFVDEEELLPEIELYIIKKPPNVHDIKIPAFVVYELIDDIRRRIDKGLRVAERAVREGVIETDNVDRIIQKLRRNYRKALREGIVDSKEDFELILLAKELDATIVSADVGILTWAQKMGIKWIDAANFREVLEGLVDKLGEGKNL, translated from the coding sequence ATGCGGTTCGTCCTCGACACGAGCATCTTCGTCAACCCCGAGATACGGGGAAAGTTCGGTGACAGTCCGACCGAGGCGATGCGTGCTTTTCTGGACTATGCCGAGAAGCTCTTCGGTAGAATAGAGTTCTACATGCCTCCCGGCATCTACCGCGAGGTTATGCATTTCGTCGATGAGGAGGAGCTCCTTCCCGAGATCGAGCTGTACATAATCAAAAAGCCCCCGAACGTTCACGACATCAAAATCCCTGCCTTCGTCGTCTACGAGCTGATAGACGATATCCGGCGCAGGATCGACAAGGGACTCCGCGTCGCCGAGAGGGCGGTACGGGAGGGAGTCATCGAGACCGATAACGTGGACAGGATAATTCAGAAACTCCGCAGAAACTACCGCAAAGCCCTCCGTGAGGGCATCGTTGACAGTAAAGAGGACTTTGAGCTGATTCTTCTCGCAAAGGAGCTCGACGCCACGATAGTCTCCGCCGACGTCGGCATACTCACTTGGGCCCAGAAAATGGGCATTAAATGGATAGACGCCGCCAACTTCAGGGAGGTCCTTGAGGGCCTGGTGGACAAACTGGGGGAAGGGAAAAATTTATAA
- a CDS encoding DNA topoisomerase I encodes MVTLIIAEKPNVARKIAYALAEGKPVRKTIGKVGYYEFTRDGKKIIVAPAVGHLFSLAPKVKTYGYPIFDIEWVPVYVAEKGKSYAKDYIKALAAVAKQADEFVVACDYDTEGEVIGYTALKYACGVDPSKAKRMKFSALTKKDLLKAWYNLEPTINFGMADAGIARHVLDWYWGVNLSRALTSAIKRASGKWQVLSTGRVQGPTLKFLVDREKEIQNFKPTPYWVIKMLLEKNGEQYTAVYEKERILDEDEAKRIVEEAKKGPAFVEKVEVKQQKRNPPVPFDLGTLQREAYSAFGYSPKKTLEIAQKLYEKGLQSYPRTSSQKLPKNLNFRSILQNLAKLPEYKPFAHELLGKERLKPVEGKKDDPAHPAIYPTGELPKPGDLTKDEQNIYDLVVRRFLALFMEPAVREIMKVVIDSNSHRFILGGARTVKDGWLKVYGKYVKFDEVILPAFKEGEPVRVIQIKREKKKTKPPARYSPAAVIKRMEDLGIGTKATRAQILETLYSRGYIEGKRKIKVTPLGMRVVEALEKNVPDIVSVELTKAFEEKMEEIMAGKADRESVIEESKNQLIKILQVFKEKELDIGKMLMETTGTGATTSKKAARKAGAVKELSEEEEKAVKKAVDGGERGKEPLVIGRCPKCDGDLVVRYNRKTGKRFVGCSNWPKCNVTYPLLQRGEIIPTNKTCCGGAPVVKIREKGREYEICVDMNCRDWKKGKK; translated from the coding sequence ATGGTCACGCTCATCATAGCCGAGAAACCCAACGTTGCCCGTAAAATCGCCTATGCGTTAGCGGAAGGCAAACCCGTGAGAAAAACGATAGGGAAGGTAGGTTACTACGAGTTCACCCGCGACGGAAAGAAGATAATAGTCGCCCCCGCCGTGGGCCACCTCTTTTCCCTCGCCCCCAAAGTGAAGACCTACGGTTACCCCATCTTCGACATCGAGTGGGTACCTGTCTATGTCGCTGAAAAGGGTAAGAGCTACGCGAAGGACTACATCAAAGCCCTGGCCGCGGTTGCCAAACAGGCGGACGAGTTCGTGGTGGCCTGCGACTACGACACGGAGGGTGAAGTTATCGGCTACACAGCCCTCAAGTACGCCTGCGGCGTTGATCCCTCCAAGGCGAAGAGAATGAAGTTCTCAGCACTTACCAAAAAGGACCTCCTCAAAGCATGGTACAACCTCGAACCGACGATAAACTTCGGAATGGCCGATGCCGGAATAGCGCGCCACGTCCTCGACTGGTACTGGGGCGTGAACCTGTCAAGGGCCCTTACATCGGCCATAAAGCGCGCCAGCGGCAAATGGCAGGTTCTCTCCACCGGCCGCGTTCAGGGGCCGACGCTTAAGTTTCTGGTTGACAGGGAGAAGGAGATTCAGAACTTCAAGCCCACCCCGTACTGGGTCATAAAGATGCTCCTCGAGAAGAACGGGGAGCAGTACACGGCGGTCTATGAGAAGGAGCGCATACTCGATGAGGATGAGGCGAAGCGCATCGTCGAGGAGGCGAAAAAGGGCCCTGCCTTCGTTGAGAAGGTCGAGGTCAAGCAGCAGAAGAGGAATCCACCGGTGCCCTTCGACCTCGGAACCCTGCAGAGGGAGGCCTATTCTGCCTTTGGATACAGCCCGAAGAAGACCCTGGAGATTGCGCAGAAGCTGTACGAGAAAGGTTTGCAATCGTACCCCCGTACTTCATCACAGAAGCTCCCCAAGAACCTCAACTTCCGCTCCATTCTCCAGAACCTCGCCAAGCTGCCTGAGTACAAGCCCTTCGCCCACGAGCTTCTTGGTAAGGAGCGGCTCAAGCCCGTCGAGGGCAAGAAGGACGACCCCGCCCACCCGGCAATCTACCCAACTGGAGAGCTCCCGAAGCCCGGTGACCTCACGAAGGATGAGCAGAACATCTACGACCTCGTGGTCAGGCGCTTCTTGGCCCTCTTCATGGAGCCGGCCGTCAGGGAGATAATGAAGGTGGTCATAGACTCCAACTCCCACCGCTTCATCCTGGGTGGGGCAAGGACCGTGAAGGATGGCTGGCTGAAGGTCTACGGCAAGTACGTCAAGTTCGACGAGGTGATCCTCCCGGCGTTTAAGGAGGGCGAGCCGGTCAGGGTCATCCAGATAAAGCGCGAGAAGAAGAAGACGAAGCCCCCCGCGCGCTATTCGCCCGCGGCGGTTATCAAGAGGATGGAGGACCTGGGCATAGGAACCAAGGCCACCCGCGCCCAGATTCTGGAGACCCTCTACAGCCGCGGCTACATCGAGGGCAAGAGGAAGATAAAGGTCACCCCGCTCGGCATGCGCGTCGTTGAGGCCCTGGAGAAGAACGTGCCGGATATAGTGAGCGTCGAGCTGACGAAGGCCTTCGAGGAGAAGATGGAGGAGATCATGGCAGGGAAGGCCGACAGGGAGAGCGTCATCGAGGAGAGCAAGAATCAGCTCATCAAAATCCTCCAGGTTTTCAAGGAGAAGGAGCTCGACATAGGAAAGATGCTCATGGAGACTACTGGAACCGGGGCGACCACCTCAAAAAAGGCCGCCAGAAAAGCCGGCGCGGTGAAGGAACTCAGCGAGGAAGAGGAGAAGGCGGTTAAAAAGGCCGTTGACGGGGGAGAGCGGGGGAAGGAGCCCCTCGTGATAGGCAGGTGTCCCAAGTGCGACGGCGACCTCGTGGTGCGCTATAACAGAAAGACCGGGAAGAGGTTCGTCGGCTGCTCCAACTGGCCGAAGTGCAACGTCACCTACCCGCTCCTCCAGCGCGGCGAGATAATCCCGACCAACAAGACCTGCTGCGGCGGCGCGCCGGTGGTTAAGATACGCGAGAAGGGCCGTGAGTACGAGATATGCGTTGACATGAACTGCAGGGATTGGAAGAAGGGAAAGAAGTAG
- a CDS encoding NAD(P)/FAD-dependent oxidoreductase → MKEMKYDVVVVGAGIAGPIVARNIAKSGYSVLLIDKKSAIGTPKQCAEGISIKVFEKYDIPYDRRFINREIYGAKLYSPSGYELELRYKEASGVILERKVFDKMLAYYAAKAGADVLARTEALDVIRKDGRIAGIKAKHEDETVEIHADIIVAADGVESMIARKAGINTYAPPHEFDSSYEYEMLIEGYDPDLIHLWFGNEIAPRGYVWVFPKDEDRANVGIGINSDNPQTAKYYLDKWLKENNIPAKKILEVNVGVVPVGGFVKELAKDNVVVVGDAARQVNPMHGGGMAEAMEAGTIASKWIVRALEEEDLGLLRNYTTEWWETDGERLQKVLKVRKVTEKLSDEDLDLFIQILSGADAEKIAGGDYGEVIKALLKHPKVILSPRRIKLLRELL, encoded by the coding sequence ATGAAGGAGATGAAATACGACGTCGTCGTTGTCGGCGCCGGAATCGCCGGGCCGATAGTGGCGAGGAACATTGCCAAATCAGGATATTCGGTTCTGCTCATCGATAAGAAGTCCGCCATCGGCACGCCCAAACAGTGCGCCGAGGGTATAAGCATAAAGGTCTTCGAGAAGTACGACATCCCCTACGACAGGCGCTTCATAAACCGCGAGATCTACGGCGCCAAGCTCTACTCCCCCAGCGGATATGAGCTTGAGCTCCGCTACAAGGAAGCCAGCGGCGTCATCCTCGAGAGGAAGGTCTTCGACAAGATGCTGGCATACTACGCGGCAAAGGCCGGTGCCGACGTTCTCGCCAGAACCGAGGCTCTGGACGTCATCAGGAAGGACGGGAGGATAGCCGGCATCAAGGCCAAGCACGAGGATGAGACGGTTGAGATTCACGCCGATATCATAGTCGCGGCGGACGGCGTGGAGAGCATGATCGCGAGGAAGGCCGGCATAAACACCTACGCTCCCCCGCACGAGTTTGATTCCAGCTACGAGTACGAGATGCTCATCGAGGGCTACGACCCCGACCTGATACACCTCTGGTTCGGCAACGAGATAGCGCCTCGCGGTTACGTCTGGGTCTTCCCGAAGGACGAGGACAGAGCCAACGTCGGCATAGGAATAAACTCCGACAACCCGCAGACAGCTAAGTACTACCTCGACAAGTGGCTGAAGGAGAACAACATCCCTGCCAAGAAGATTCTCGAAGTGAACGTCGGCGTTGTCCCGGTCGGCGGCTTCGTCAAGGAGCTGGCGAAGGACAACGTGGTCGTCGTCGGTGATGCTGCCAGGCAGGTAAATCCCATGCACGGCGGTGGAATGGCCGAGGCCATGGAGGCCGGAACGATAGCGAGCAAGTGGATAGTCAGGGCCCTCGAAGAGGAGGACCTCGGACTGCTCAGGAACTACACGACCGAATGGTGGGAAACCGACGGAGAGAGACTCCAGAAGGTTCTCAAGGTCAGGAAGGTCACGGAGAAGCTCAGCGACGAGGATCTCGACCTGTTCATCCAGATACTCAGCGGCGCCGACGCAGAAAAGATAGCGGGCGGAGACTACGGAGAGGTCATCAAGGCGCTCCTCAAGCACCCGAAGGTCATCCTCAGCCCAAGGAGAATAAAGCTCCTTAGGGAGCTTCTCTGA
- a CDS encoding DUF362 domain-containing protein → MPKRIKVIVNEDRCYLCGGCAGVCPALAIEVHSSGWEFLQDKCISCRICISACPVGALSAEPLEVSE, encoded by the coding sequence ATGCCAAAGAGGATTAAAGTCATTGTGAACGAGGACCGGTGCTACCTCTGCGGGGGCTGTGCCGGTGTCTGCCCTGCTCTTGCAATTGAAGTCCACTCCAGCGGCTGGGAGTTCCTCCAGGACAAGTGCATAAGCTGCAGGATATGCATCAGTGCCTGTCCAGTTGGAGCGCTCAGCGCCGAACCCCTGGAGGTGAGCGAATGA
- a CDS encoding transcriptional regulator, which produces MTEPDIFYILGNKVRRDLLSHLTCTECYFSFLSSKVSVSSTAVAKHLKIMEREGILKSYEREGPFIGPARKYYDIAISKTYVATVTPNLFWYRGLDLGGESLEKTKIDLSRIPQEHDSLLGMVHSFHELTSELEKVLKALQAVESRREVLMKQIKERYLQEIGDMTQLAILHYILLVGEATVDELSDRLNLKEREVLVKAQELDRFVPLIIKDGTIKIDEERLKQKLGGESDAKED; this is translated from the coding sequence ATGACTGAACCGGACATCTTTTACATCCTGGGGAACAAGGTGAGGCGCGATCTGCTCAGCCACCTCACCTGCACCGAATGTTACTTCAGCTTCCTGAGCAGCAAGGTTAGCGTTTCTTCGACGGCCGTTGCAAAGCACCTTAAAATCATGGAGCGCGAGGGAATATTGAAGTCCTACGAGAGGGAGGGCCCGTTCATCGGTCCGGCCAGGAAATACTACGACATAGCCATCTCAAAGACGTACGTTGCCACGGTTACGCCAAACCTGTTCTGGTACCGCGGGCTCGACCTGGGGGGAGAGTCCCTGGAGAAAACCAAAATAGACCTGTCCCGCATTCCTCAGGAACACGATTCGCTCCTGGGCATGGTTCACTCCTTCCACGAGCTGACTTCAGAGCTTGAAAAGGTTCTCAAGGCCCTCCAGGCGGTTGAGAGCAGGCGCGAGGTGCTCATGAAGCAGATAAAGGAGCGCTACCTCCAGGAGATCGGCGATATGACCCAGCTCGCGATACTGCACTACATCCTCCTCGTCGGAGAGGCCACCGTTGACGAGCTCAGCGACAGACTCAACCTCAAGGAGAGGGAGGTTTTGGTCAAGGCCCAGGAGCTGGACAGGTTCGTACCGTTAATAATAAAAGACGGCACCATTAAAATTGACGAAGAAAGGCTCAAACAAAAACTTGGCGGTGAAAGCGATGCCAAAGAGGATTAA
- a CDS encoding thioredoxin family protein produces MGLISDADKKVIKEEFFSKMTNPVKIIGFIGKEHCQYCDQLKQLVQELSELSDKVTYEFHDFDSEEGRKIAEQYRIDRAPAITLTQDGKDMGVRFFGLPAGHEFGAFLESIVDVSNATTDLMPDSKEELAKVDRDVRILVFVTPTCPYCPLAVRMAHKFAIENTNAGKGKILGDMVEAIEYPEWADKYSVMAVPKIVIIVDGEDKVQFEGAYPEKMFMEKLLAALE; encoded by the coding sequence ATGGGACTGATTAGCGACGCTGATAAGAAGGTCATCAAGGAGGAGTTCTTCTCTAAGATGACGAACCCCGTCAAGATTATCGGGTTCATAGGCAAGGAGCACTGCCAGTACTGCGACCAGCTCAAGCAGCTGGTTCAGGAGCTCAGCGAGCTCAGCGACAAGGTCACCTACGAGTTCCACGACTTCGACAGCGAGGAGGGCAGGAAGATAGCCGAGCAGTACAGGATCGACCGCGCCCCGGCCATCACGCTCACCCAGGACGGCAAGGACATGGGCGTCAGGTTCTTCGGCCTTCCGGCCGGCCACGAGTTCGGTGCCTTCCTCGAGAGCATCGTCGATGTCAGCAACGCGACCACCGACCTCATGCCGGACAGCAAGGAGGAGCTGGCCAAGGTTGACAGGGACGTCAGGATACTCGTCTTCGTCACCCCGACCTGCCCGTACTGCCCGCTCGCCGTCAGGATGGCCCACAAGTTCGCCATTGAGAACACCAACGCCGGCAAGGGCAAGATACTCGGCGACATGGTCGAGGCCATCGAGTACCCCGAGTGGGCCGACAAGTACAGCGTCATGGCAGTTCCGAAGATAGTCATCATCGTCGACGGCGAGGACAAGGTTCAGTTCGAGGGTGCCTACCCGGAGAAGATGTTCATGGAGAAGCTCCTCGCGGCCCTCGAGTGA